tttttgttaataggcatcgattttaacagcgatttttaaaacccggtgtctatgatagctTCCTTGTTCTATTTATGAAATCAGATAGTAAAAACCGTTATTAAAAGTGGTGttaatgaatcaaaataaaataatttaattttcccacctacacttagccaaaatttacaacacttcactctttcctccaaacctaaatctatatcacGCCGTCCAGctatctctctcagcctcatctccctcttacccttcctagatcgacgccccttcctctcccgatcgagATCGACGCCCCTGCtcctccgtccaaccacaccgcctctcctctacctcctccctttgggtgagaagaggagcccTTCTTCGTATTTCTAGAAAGGAGAGGTGATGAGTTGgtcttgttttctagggtttTGTTGTCGTCGGATCTCAGAGTAGTAGCGGCGGAGGGAGGCAAGATGAAGACAACCAAAAGGGGAAAGGTGATGAACCCCACCGATGTCTACCAGAAAGAGATACGGAAGGAGATCAAACAGGTAAGAAATATGAACTCTTTGATTCCATTTCCGTTAATTCATTCTCGATCTCAGGGTCTCCCTTCCTTTTAGTGCCATCGGATCTAACTTATCCTTTCCGAAGTTtttctttgtgttttttttttatctttaccGTGCCGCTCTCTGTTTACCGTCTGTCGAAGAGACGTCAGAGGTGACGAAAAACCGCTAGCAAGAGACATCACAGGATTTCActcctttataaaaaaaaaaaaaaatcaaaagtctTCGCCTTTGCCCCAGCCCGTGCCCGTCGATTTCCTCGAGGGACCTAATCCATGAGGTGATCGCTGCCGCCCCCGCAAGCACACGATTATCAGCTTCTGTCCAAAAAACTCTTTATGTTCGCCACGTGTTTGTTTTGTTATCAGTCAAGAAAAAGCATTTATTTTGAAGTTTTTCCTCGACGTTTTTAATCATTAGCGCATGCGAATTTGTATTTGGCATCTTATACTATTATTCCTTTGTACATTTCCTTCAGACTCAGTTGCTGCTGGGAAAGGTAGAGCTTCTTCCTACTTGGTGGTGTTTCTTAGTATCCATGACAAGGACTGGGTATTCTTTCTTTATGCTGGGATGAGCATTAGATTTACTCCCTTGGCTGGTAGCCGCTTGCTGTAGTTGCAGCATTCATTTGCTGTCAGTGTTTCAGCATTAGATTTACTCCCTTGGCTGGTAGCCGCTTGCTATATATAGTTGCAGCATTCATTTGCTGCCAGTGTTTCTAGATGCTTCTTTTGAGTTATTTAAATGATTCAGATTTCACAAGACCCTCATTTGTACTCCGGAGAAACTCTCTGTAAGGGAGGGAGTTGATTCAAGGAGCAACAAGAGCAGCAGGTACTATGGATGCTCTCGCAGGTAAAGCACCAAAGGAACGTTCTTGATTCAatctttatttgtttaattatacTCAACTAACTGAGGGTCGTGTATTATGTATGCAAAATAGGATCGGCCTTAGATGCTTGGATGAATTTCTGTGGAGAATGGAGATTCCTCCTGTGTCGATCAAGGGACTTTTGATTCTTGTGGTTTTAGCCAACTATTTTACTCTTCTACATGCACCAACAATATCCTTGTCAGTTCCATAAATGTGGTCCTAATTATTGGATTCTTGCTCAAATTTGTTTGCAAGTTGTCAAGCAGATCTGTCAGTGTTCATCTGTATTTTAGTTTGCCTTCATTATTATGAAACATCTCTGCTGTGTTCAGTTCTTTGTTGGGAATAAGCTATTTATTTCTTGGATCATGGATGCTGGCCTCTAATATGAGGATAGGCACGGGCATCCATCCTCCACATCAGTGGTTTGTCTTGTTAGCTCAAGGCTTTTGTTTGGTACTCATTACTCTTACCCTCAGCATCAGGCACATACAAGTTGGCTTTACATTCATTAGGATCTGGTTAGTGGGTGCAGCCTGCTCTATTGGATTTGTGTGCTTTTCTTCTATTTTAGAGGTCCTGGTAGATAACGAGGTGTCTTTTTTAGGTTACGTTGATCTTTCATCCTTGGTAGTTTTTTTTGTTCTCCTTATTGTCAGATTATGACTGGTTTCGAAATTGAGTTATTACTTAGTTTCACATATGAAGCTGTTAGGTTGTTGATGCCATCTTTTCCCTGGGTAGTATCAATGTTATTTTCCTCTCACTTATAAGCATTCAAAACTTTGGATCATTATTATTGCTTGTACTTTGTGGTCTAGGTTTGGTTTGCAGTCATTGCGTTATTCTTTGAGAGGATTAACAAGGTTATCAGAATTCACATGAAAGAGACAAACCAAAAGACGGGATTTGCATGAAGCAAATAGGTGGTGAACTAATAATTCACTTAGTCTAGAATCTAGAAGAGTGTCAGTTGCTTACTTAATTCTGTTGGGTTATGAGATAATTCATGATGAAGGTGCTTGATGGCTAATACCACTTGCATTGTCAGTCATTAATTGCTTTGCAGAGACATGCCAGTTATATTGTTTACCTTTGTGATATCGAATATGATTCGCGATAGGATCAAACGGGACGACCcacacaacaagatcaaaaagagttcgtacacaaatgaataagcttgttgtTCAAAGGGTTCAGGGAGTTAAACAAAGTGTGAAATTTAATGAGTATGGACAGCCAGTGGGCCAAAAGGCTTCTGAATTGCAGAGTTTTATTGGTGTGCTTGCTCGGaaaaaagttaatattaattaccactcttggaagcaagtgccgaatgaagtcaagaacatgatatgggaatctgtcaatgtaagtaacatgatacttttttatgtgatgcatttttttcttttcttttatttatttacttaagatatttgtttgtgtagttgacatACCAACTGGACCCAAAATGGAGAAATGGGTGTTTGAGCTCTGCAAATTCAAAGTGACTtcagtataaaactcacctcactAGGACATTCATCCAACCAAATAGAAATAATCCGAAGCTTCTCAACAAGGTACCTCAAGGGCATTGCATTTCACTtgaagattggagtagttttgtgattaatcggatgtatgaagactttatagtaagttgtttaaggtggtctttttttaactctagttgatatatgtggttataattcatctatcactTTGTAGACAAAAAGTGAACTACAAAGTCAAAGAAGCAAGGCAAACTTATATCCTCACCGTCTTTCTCAAAAAGGATATGCGGGTTTatctgaagaaatagtaagtatttagtaaacattaaattcctacttatggttgtTGAAGTTGGTGTTGAGTACGTTGACTTCATGTGGTTTTTTGCTTCCAGTCCAGTGactttatgtgtttttacagtttacaaatctcaagtactctagagttgaaattgatgaagtgtggttcgagtgggctgaatgcatgccagattacatttgagtaggaaaggtatttgaattttgaaaactttggatgatgcatgcatttgcatggaatgtaaattgcggaTACTACCttgatgttgtaaaaagaatattatgtgtattttatggatactgacttgatgtgtacatgtctattaccttttgatgttgtaagaagaatatttgtgtaatttgtggatatggacttgatgtgtacaatatctattatctttttatgttgtaaaaataatatttatgtgttggttgcatggatattgacttggtgtgtttagatacatcgatgtacaataatattaactaaattttgtactattaaaatgttgtataatATCAATTTTTCACTATTTTGGAAATCGAATCggcgtcgttaaaca
This window of the Zingiber officinale cultivar Zhangliang chromosome 3B, Zo_v1.1, whole genome shotgun sequence genome carries:
- the LOC121967329 gene encoding uncharacterized protein LOC121967329 is translated as MDALAGSNGTTHTTRSKRVRTQMNKLVVQRVQGVKQSVKFNEYGQPVGQKASELQSFIGVLARKKVNINYHSWKQVPNEVKNMIWESVNLTYQLDPKWRNGCLSSANSK